A window of Oryza glaberrima chromosome 2, OglaRS2, whole genome shotgun sequence genomic DNA:
TCCTGGTAAGTTACTAACTAGTAGTTCTCGGTGTTACCATTAATTTGCTGCATTTTGTGCTTGATTTATTGATCGGTTCTTGCACGCGCGGATCTGTAGCTGACAGCAAGAATGCTCACCTGCTTGAGCTGGAGGGAGCCGACCAGAGGCTCTCCCTCTGCCGTGCCGACGTCCTCGACGCCGCCAGCCTCCGCGCCGCCTTCAGCGGGTGCCACGGCGTCTTCCATGTCGCCTCCCCGGTGTCCAACGACCCTGTAAGTTCACTAGCCTGGTTCTTGAGCCCAAAAGAGACGACAATGGCGCCTTTAATCTCCTCCAACTTTTACTAACGCTGCTCCGTGATGCAGGACCTTGTTCCGGTTGCAGTGGAAGGGACGAGGAACGTGATCAACGCGGCGGCGGACATGGGCGTGCGCCGCGTAGTGTTCACGTCGTCGTACGGCGCCGTGCACATGAACCCCAGCAGGAGCCCCGACGCCGTCCTCGACGAGACCTGCTGGAGCGACTACGAATTCTGCAAGCAAACAGACGTAAGCACATTACTCTGCTGCGTTTATACCAACTCCAACAGCGTTGCTTGCATGAACAGTAAATTGATCATCTCGGCAAAATTTTCTCGTCTTGTACGTGCAGAACCTGTACTGCTGCGCCAAGATGATGGCGGagatgacggcgacggaggaggcggcgaagaGGGGGCTGgagctggcggtggtggtgccgtCGATGACGATGGGTCCCATGCTGCAGCAGACGCTCAACTTCAGCAGCAACCACGTCGCCCGCTACCTCATGGGCACCAAGAAGTCGTACCCCAACGCCGTCGCTGCCTACGTCGACGTCCGCGACGTCGCACGCGCGCACGTCCTCCTCTACGAGCGCCCGGAGGCACGCGGCCGCTACCTCTGCATCGGCACCGTGCTCCACCGCGCCGAGCTTCTCCGGATGCTCAGGGAGCTCTTCCCCC
This region includes:
- the LOC127763785 gene encoding cinnamoyl-CoA reductase 1-like; the encoded protein is MSSNFEANNNNGEKQLVCVTGAGGFIGSWVVKELLIRGYHVRGTARDPADSKNAHLLELEGADQRLSLCRADVLDAASLRAAFSGCHGVFHVASPVSNDPDLVPVAVEGTRNVINAAADMGVRRVVFTSSYGAVHMNPSRSPDAVLDETCWSDYEFCKQTDNLYCCAKMMAEMTATEEAAKRGLELAVVVPSMTMGPMLQQTLNFSSNHVARYLMGTKKSYPNAVAAYVDVRDVARAHVLLYERPEARGRYLCIGTVLHRAELLRMLRELFPQYPATAKCEDDGKPMAKPYKFSNQRLKDLGLEFTPLRKSLHEAVLCMQQKGHLPLIYPVPKRAYL